A region of the Bacteroidales bacterium genome:
CCTCGGATTTTCAACAATTGCCCTGGCGATGGCAACTCTTTTCTTCATACCACCGCTGAGTTCACCGGGGTAGAGGTTATTCGATTCGGTAAGATGTACACGCCTGAGGCACATATTGGCCCTGTCGAGTTTATCAGACAACGTCATGTTGGTAAACATGTTAAGAGGAAACATCACGTTTTCCTCAACTGTAAGCGAATCAAAAAGTGCACTTCCCTGGAACAGCATCCCGATTTCACGACGGATCTCTTTGCGTTCACCGAAATTCATCACAACAAAATCGCGGTTGTCGTAATAAATGGCACCCCTGTCGACTTCATGTAAGCCGACGATGCTTTTCATGAGCACCGTTTTCCCCGAGCCGCTTTTGCCGATTATAAGATTGGTTTTACCTTTTTCAAAAGTGACTGAAATGTCGTCGAGAACGGTTGTCCCGTTAAACGATTTGACCAGGTGTTCAACACGGATCATCAGGCAAGCATTAATTGTGTTAATACGAGGTCGGCAAGTAAAATGAGAATACTACTGTATACCACTCCTCTTGTGCTTGCACGGCCGACTTCGAGCGCACCGCCCTGGACATTGTAACCGTAAAACGCGGATACCGAAGTTATAATGAAGGCATAAACAACTGTTTTTACAAGTGCATAGGTTATATAAAACGGAACAAACAGATACTGAATGCCGTAAATATAATCAGATGACGGAAGAGCACCGGTGATGACAACCGCAAACCATCCTCCCACCATTCCGATAAACATACTGATGAGGGTGAGAAACGGATTGAAAACCATGGCTGCAAGTATTTTCGGCAGAATAAGATAGCTGGCCGAATTGATACCCATCATTTCAAGGGCGTCTATTTGTTCGGTTATCCTCATGGTCCCGATTTCCGATGCGATATTGGATCCTACTTTCCCTGCAAGGATAAGTCCTACCATGGTTGAGGAAAACTCAAGCAGCAGGGTATCACGGGCAGTAAGGCCTATCAGGTATAAGGGAATCCAGGAACTTTCGAGATTGTACCGTGTTTGTAGCGTGATAACAGCACCGATGAAAATGGAGATGATAATGACTATACCCACGGAATTCAATCCGAGGTTCTCAATTTCACGAATGGTTTGCCTTAGGTATATACTATGTTTTTCGGGTTTGGCGAAAACGCGCCCCATTAAAAGAATATAACGGCCGAAAATCGAGAAAAAATTCATACCTGCAAAAATAATGATATAAAATCAAACTTAATGTTATTGATCGACAGATTAACCAGCTACATCAAAATAAATTAGCAGTCAAGCGTTAATTTGTTAAATTCGCTCCTCATGATGAACAATACAAAACTACTTTAGGATCAGGACAATGAACAACAATCATTTTTGCATTATTATGGCCGGAGGTGTCGGAAGCAGATTCTGGCCGTTAAGCAGAACCCGTAAACCAAAACAATTCCTCGACATTCTGGGAACAGGAAGAACGCTGCTTCAGCAAACCGTCGACC
Encoded here:
- a CDS encoding ATP-binding cassette domain-containing protein — protein: MIRVEHLVKSFNGTTVLDDISVTFEKGKTNLIIGKSGSGKTVLMKSIVGLHEVDRGAIYYDNRDFVVMNFGERKEIRREIGMLFQGSALFDSLTVEENVMFPLNMFTNMTLSDKLDRANMCLRRVHLTESNNLYPGELSGGMKKRVAIARAIVENPRYLFCDEPNSGLDPKTALVIDELISEITHEYDITTVINTHDMNSVMEIGEKVVFIHEGKKEWEGTREGILDSDNQNLNDFVFASNFAKKIKNKL
- a CDS encoding ABC transporter permease codes for the protein MNFFSIFGRYILLMGRVFAKPEKHSIYLRQTIREIENLGLNSVGIVIIISIFIGAVITLQTRYNLESSWIPLYLIGLTARDTLLLEFSSTMVGLILAGKVGSNIASEIGTMRITEQIDALEMMGINSASYLILPKILAAMVFNPFLTLISMFIGMVGGWFAVVITGALPSSDYIYGIQYLFVPFYITYALVKTVVYAFIITSVSAFYGYNVQGGALEVGRASTRGVVYSSILILLADLVLTQLMLA